Proteins from a single region of Neodiprion virginianus isolate iyNeoVirg1 chromosome 4, iyNeoVirg1.1, whole genome shotgun sequence:
- the LOC124302309 gene encoding protein AF-10-like isoform X5 has translation MKEMLGGCCVCSDERGWTENPLVYCDGQGCTVAVHQACYGIVTVPTGPWYCRKCESQERSARVRCELCPSRDGALKRTDQAGWAHVVCALYIPEVRFGNVTTMEPIILQLIPSERFSKTCYICEEQGRGGRANVGACMQCNKAGCRQQFHVTCAQALGLLCEEAGNYLDNVKYCGYCQHHYSKLKKGGNVKTIPPYKPIPADNGSSDSSPEKEAETPVKTSSSGKRKSSNSKMNAASSSSSSSSKSKSSASPSLEINGNADEKSGSGRNTPKENSSNTSKFTTSNFVETVVTQSESVFGHENVTAKSGSNSNVIHKSSSLSKSSSSTSGKASSHVNKKRKTGARTPTVIGNENSNHSVSSEASGSVVVAVSSVLQQTINTNIVLPTVTEATSLSTTTDPEKTKKSKIESPPAQSSLHPPITTETTTTTPVITLITQAQPSVPAQSPTTTSNSIVVSVPLTATSLPSSVQSVVTNAPTLYQQIQQSVVTTAATNDSKRSPIPGDDMPNKRSRSHSSDKPDKLRKPKRGGTSSSQPVPPPPLTTTTISTTLPNSIVSTTKRGSRSNHPTPPPLITVAPVPSIIQGPSQAVGHFSSVGTGSGMGPTVKDSPPSSPGSESMSNSGPVRRKRKSAGGASTTPTPSTSSSTPTAMANSTKDEKDVKLFQNGISAPHMLGNQLNPTSTMAQKMSDTLTQELEAHSIFTEANNPTSSLVGPQLHSHVIASVRSNQSAPATTSLSSVFATNTGPNTGGSGGNVLGGGAIPQTLDQLLERQWEQGSQFLMEQAQHFDIASLLSCLHQLRAENLRLEEHVNSLLQRRDHLLAVNARLAIPLTTQPNTHTVNNIHPSVNPTHSNIPHSDIQPGGPAPVSRVNREARVNNSYLPHSSSSSHSTVMENGLPPDPSPPAAASLTQYQHRGSLVPPQPSPTIRHGPAGTGYHQAQPSNIVSPASANSSGVVRNSSVTPDPLRGVPRSVAPSSSNYMPTLYQQTMSNLASSQTGSIHNIHSHGPAPTSHGPPGKPS, from the exons ATGAAGGAGATGCTTGGAGGTTGCTGCGTATGTTCGGACGAGAGGGGTTGGACGGAGAATCCGTTGGTTTATTGTGATGGCCAGGGGTGCACGGTCGCCGTACACCAAG CTTGTTATGGGATTGTTACGGTACCAACTGGCCCATGGTATTgcagaaaatgtgaatcgCAGGAACGTAGCGCACGGGTG CGCTGCGAGCTGTGCCCAAGCAGGGATGGAGCTCTCAAGAGAACGGATCAGGCGGGCTGGGCGCACGTTGTGTGTGCTCTTTACATACCTGAGGTCAGATTTGGCAACGTTACAACGATGGAGCCAATTATCCTGCAATTGATACCATCGGAGCGATTCAGTAAG ACATGTTACATCTGTGAAGAACAAGGCAGAGGCGGCAGGGCTAATGTGGGAGCTTGTATGCAATGTAACAAAGCAGGTTGCAGACAACAATTTCATGTTACTTGTGCTCAGGCTCTGGGACTGCTTTGCGAAGAAGCTGGTAATTATTTGGACAACGTAAAATACTGCGGTTATTGTCAGCATCATTATTCAAAACTG AAAAAAGGGGGTAACGTTAAAACAATTCCTCCATATAAACCAATCCCAGCAGACAACGGTTCTTCGGATTCGTCGCCCGAAAAAGAGGCTGAAACACCTGTAAAAACGTCGAGCAGCGGTAAGCGCAAGAGTTCAAACTCAAAGATGAACgcggcgtcgtcgtcgtcgtcgtctagTTCAAAGAGTAAATCAAGCGCTAGTCCTAGCTTAGAAATAAATGGAAATGCCGACGAAAAAAGTGGAAGTGGTCGTAATACGCCTAAAGAAAATTCTTCCAACACAAGTAAATTCACCACCTCAAATTTCGTAGAGACCGTTGTCACTCAGTCGGAGAGTGTTTTTGGGCACGAGAACGTTACTGCAAAGTCTGGATCTAATTCAAATGTGATTCACAAAAGCAGCAGCCTGTCCAAATCCAGTTCCTCCACGTCCGGTAAGGCCTCTAGCCATGTgaacaaaaagagaaaaaccgGCGCCCGAACACCGACTGttattggaaatgaaaattcaaatcattccGTTAGTTCCGAGGCAAGTGGTTCGGTTGTTGTCGCTGTTAGTTCAGTCCTTCAGCAAACTATTAACACTAACATTGTTCTACCAACCGTTACCGAAGCTACCAGTCTGAGTACAACCACCGATcctgaaaaaacaaaaaag TCGAAAATAGAGAGTCCGCCGGCACAATCATCCTTGCATCCTCCAATCACAACTGAGACTACAACAACAACACCAGTTATAACATTGATCACTCAAGCTCAACCTTCAGTTCCTGCTCAGTCACCTACCACGACTTCCAACAGCATTGTTGTCTCTGTGCCGTTGACGGCGACTTCTCTTCCCAGCTCCGTTCAGAGTGTTGTTACAAACGCTCCCACCCTCTACCAGCAAATACAGCAAAGTGTAGTCACTACAGCTGCTACCAATGATTCCAAACGAAGTCCAATTCCAGGTGACGACATGCCAAACAAGAGATCACG GTCACACTCGTCGGACAAGCCGGATAAACTGCGGAAGCCGAAACGGGGCGGCACTTCGAGCAGTCAGCCGGTTCCGCCACCGCCACTAACAACAACGACAATATCAACAACCCTTCCCAATAGTATAGTCAGCACAACTAAACGCGGAAGTCGAAGTAATCATCCAACGCCACCACCACTGATAACCGTGGCCCCAGTACCATCCATAATTCAAGGGCCCAGCCAAGCAGTCGGTCACTTCAGCAGTGTCGGAACTGGTTCAGGGATGGGACCTACTGTCAAAGATTCACCACCTAGCAGCCCTGGTTCGGAAAGCATGAGCAACTCTGGACCTGTTCGACGAAAGCGCAAAAGCGCTGGAGGAGCTTCTACCACACCAACACCTTCCACGTCAAGTTCCACTCCGACAGCCATGGCGAACAGTACTAAGGATGAAAAAGATGTAAAATT GTTCCAAAATGGTATCAGTGCACCACATATGCTTGGGAATCAATTGAATCCCACTTCTACAATGGCACAAAAAATGTCTGACACTCTCACCCAAGAACTAGAGGCTCACTCGATTTTCACCGAAGCTAATAATCCTACGAGCAGCTTGGTTGGACCACAGTTACACAGTCATGTCATTGCCTCT GTAAGATCCAACCAATCTGCACCCGCGACAACGTCTTTATCATCCGTTTTCGCAACTAACACTGGTCCAAATACTGGCGGTTCTGGTGGCAATGTGTTGGGTGGAGGTGCAATTCCTCAGACATTGGATCAACTACTCGAAAGGCAGTGGGAACAGGGCAGTCAATTTCTCATGGAACAGGCCCAGCACTTTGACA tTGCCTCTCTTTTATCGTGCTTACATCAATTGCGAGCGGAAAATCTGAGGTTGGAAGAGCATGTCAACAGTCTGCTGCAAAGAAGAGATCACCTGCTAGCAGTGAATGCTCGGCTAGCTATTCCACTGACCACACAACCAAACACACATACAG TGAACAACATACATCCTTCGGTGAATCCGACGCATTCGAATATTCCGCATTCGGATATCCAGCCAGGAGGACCCGCCCCAGTTTCTCGGGTCAACCGTGAAGCCAGAGTGAATAATAGCTACTTACCTCATTCAAGTTCCAGTTCGCATTCCACTGTCATGGAAAACGGATTACCACCCGACCCTTCCCCACCTGCAGCTGCCTCCTTGACACAATACCAACACAGAGGCTCACTTGTTCCTCCCCAACCAAGTCCAACGATCAG
- the LOC124302309 gene encoding protein AF-10-like isoform X3, translated as MKEMLGGCCVCSDERGWTENPLVYCDGQGCTVAVHQACYGIVTVPTGPWYCRKCESQERSARVEQRCELCPSRDGALKRTDQAGWAHVVCALYIPEVRFGNVTTMEPIILQLIPSERFSKTCYICEEQGRGGRANVGACMQCNKAGCRQQFHVTCAQALGLLCEEAGNYLDNVKYCGYCQHHYSKLKKGGNVKTIPPYKPIPADNGSSDSSPEKEAETPVKTSSSGKRKSSNSKMNAASSSSSSSSKSKSSASPSLEINGNADEKSGSGRNTPKENSSNTSKFTTSNFVETVVTQSESVFGHENVTAKSGSNSNVIHKSSSLSKSSSSTSGKASSHVNKKRKTGARTPTVIGNENSNHSVSSEASGSVVVAVSSVLQQTINTNIVLPTVTEATSLSTTTDPEKTKKSKIESPPAQSSLHPPITTETTTTTPVITLITQAQPSVPAQSPTTTSNSIVVSVPLTATSLPSSVQSVVTNAPTLYQQIQQSVVTTAATNDSKRSPIPGDDMPNKRSRSHSSDKPDKLRKPKRGGTSSSQPVPPPPLTTTTISTTLPNSIVSTTKRGSRSNHPTPPPLITVAPVPSIIQGPSQAVGHFSSVGTGSGMGPTVKDSPPSSPGSESMSNSGPVRRKRKSAGGASTTPTPSTSSSTPTAMANSTKDEKDVKLFQNGISAPHMLGNQLNPTSTMAQKMSDTLTQELEAHSIFTEANNPTSSLVGPQLHSHVIASVRSNQSAPATTSLSSVFATNTGPNTGGSGGNVLGGGAIPQTLDQLLERQWEQGSQFLMEQAQHFDIASLLSCLHQLRAENLRLEEHVNSLLQRRDHLLAVNARLAIPLTTQPNTHTVNNIHPSVNPTHSNIPHSDIQPGGPAPVSRVNREARVNNSYLPHSSSSSHSTVMENGLPPDPSPPAAASLTQYQHRGSLVPPQPSPTIRHGPAGTGYHQAQPSNIVSPASANSSGVVRNSSVTPDPLRGVPRSVAPSSSNYMPTLYQQTMSNLASSQTGSIHNIHSHGPAPTSHGPPGKPS; from the exons ATGAAGGAGATGCTTGGAGGTTGCTGCGTATGTTCGGACGAGAGGGGTTGGACGGAGAATCCGTTGGTTTATTGTGATGGCCAGGGGTGCACGGTCGCCGTACACCAAG CTTGTTATGGGATTGTTACGGTACCAACTGGCCCATGGTATTgcagaaaatgtgaatcgCAGGAACGTAGCGCACGGGTG GAGCAGCGCTGCGAGCTGTGCCCAAGCAGGGATGGAGCTCTCAAGAGAACGGATCAGGCGGGCTGGGCGCACGTTGTGTGTGCTCTTTACATACCTGAGGTCAGATTTGGCAACGTTACAACGATGGAGCCAATTATCCTGCAATTGATACCATCGGAGCGATTCAGTAAG ACATGTTACATCTGTGAAGAACAAGGCAGAGGCGGCAGGGCTAATGTGGGAGCTTGTATGCAATGTAACAAAGCAGGTTGCAGACAACAATTTCATGTTACTTGTGCTCAGGCTCTGGGACTGCTTTGCGAAGAAGCTGGTAATTATTTGGACAACGTAAAATACTGCGGTTATTGTCAGCATCATTATTCAAAACTG AAAAAAGGGGGTAACGTTAAAACAATTCCTCCATATAAACCAATCCCAGCAGACAACGGTTCTTCGGATTCGTCGCCCGAAAAAGAGGCTGAAACACCTGTAAAAACGTCGAGCAGCGGTAAGCGCAAGAGTTCAAACTCAAAGATGAACgcggcgtcgtcgtcgtcgtcgtctagTTCAAAGAGTAAATCAAGCGCTAGTCCTAGCTTAGAAATAAATGGAAATGCCGACGAAAAAAGTGGAAGTGGTCGTAATACGCCTAAAGAAAATTCTTCCAACACAAGTAAATTCACCACCTCAAATTTCGTAGAGACCGTTGTCACTCAGTCGGAGAGTGTTTTTGGGCACGAGAACGTTACTGCAAAGTCTGGATCTAATTCAAATGTGATTCACAAAAGCAGCAGCCTGTCCAAATCCAGTTCCTCCACGTCCGGTAAGGCCTCTAGCCATGTgaacaaaaagagaaaaaccgGCGCCCGAACACCGACTGttattggaaatgaaaattcaaatcattccGTTAGTTCCGAGGCAAGTGGTTCGGTTGTTGTCGCTGTTAGTTCAGTCCTTCAGCAAACTATTAACACTAACATTGTTCTACCAACCGTTACCGAAGCTACCAGTCTGAGTACAACCACCGATcctgaaaaaacaaaaaag TCGAAAATAGAGAGTCCGCCGGCACAATCATCCTTGCATCCTCCAATCACAACTGAGACTACAACAACAACACCAGTTATAACATTGATCACTCAAGCTCAACCTTCAGTTCCTGCTCAGTCACCTACCACGACTTCCAACAGCATTGTTGTCTCTGTGCCGTTGACGGCGACTTCTCTTCCCAGCTCCGTTCAGAGTGTTGTTACAAACGCTCCCACCCTCTACCAGCAAATACAGCAAAGTGTAGTCACTACAGCTGCTACCAATGATTCCAAACGAAGTCCAATTCCAGGTGACGACATGCCAAACAAGAGATCACG GTCACACTCGTCGGACAAGCCGGATAAACTGCGGAAGCCGAAACGGGGCGGCACTTCGAGCAGTCAGCCGGTTCCGCCACCGCCACTAACAACAACGACAATATCAACAACCCTTCCCAATAGTATAGTCAGCACAACTAAACGCGGAAGTCGAAGTAATCATCCAACGCCACCACCACTGATAACCGTGGCCCCAGTACCATCCATAATTCAAGGGCCCAGCCAAGCAGTCGGTCACTTCAGCAGTGTCGGAACTGGTTCAGGGATGGGACCTACTGTCAAAGATTCACCACCTAGCAGCCCTGGTTCGGAAAGCATGAGCAACTCTGGACCTGTTCGACGAAAGCGCAAAAGCGCTGGAGGAGCTTCTACCACACCAACACCTTCCACGTCAAGTTCCACTCCGACAGCCATGGCGAACAGTACTAAGGATGAAAAAGATGTAAAATT GTTCCAAAATGGTATCAGTGCACCACATATGCTTGGGAATCAATTGAATCCCACTTCTACAATGGCACAAAAAATGTCTGACACTCTCACCCAAGAACTAGAGGCTCACTCGATTTTCACCGAAGCTAATAATCCTACGAGCAGCTTGGTTGGACCACAGTTACACAGTCATGTCATTGCCTCT GTAAGATCCAACCAATCTGCACCCGCGACAACGTCTTTATCATCCGTTTTCGCAACTAACACTGGTCCAAATACTGGCGGTTCTGGTGGCAATGTGTTGGGTGGAGGTGCAATTCCTCAGACATTGGATCAACTACTCGAAAGGCAGTGGGAACAGGGCAGTCAATTTCTCATGGAACAGGCCCAGCACTTTGACA tTGCCTCTCTTTTATCGTGCTTACATCAATTGCGAGCGGAAAATCTGAGGTTGGAAGAGCATGTCAACAGTCTGCTGCAAAGAAGAGATCACCTGCTAGCAGTGAATGCTCGGCTAGCTATTCCACTGACCACACAACCAAACACACATACAG TGAACAACATACATCCTTCGGTGAATCCGACGCATTCGAATATTCCGCATTCGGATATCCAGCCAGGAGGACCCGCCCCAGTTTCTCGGGTCAACCGTGAAGCCAGAGTGAATAATAGCTACTTACCTCATTCAAGTTCCAGTTCGCATTCCACTGTCATGGAAAACGGATTACCACCCGACCCTTCCCCACCTGCAGCTGCCTCCTTGACACAATACCAACACAGAGGCTCACTTGTTCCTCCCCAACCAAGTCCAACGATCAG
- the LOC124302309 gene encoding protein AF-10-like isoform X1: MKEMLGGCCVCSDERGWTENPLVYCDGQGCTVAVHQACYGIVTVPTGPWYCRKCESQERSARVEQRCELCPSRDGALKRTDQAGWAHVVCALYIPEVRFGNVTTMEPIILQLIPSERFSKTCYICEEQGRGGRANVGACMQCNKAGCRQQFHVTCAQALGLLCEEAGNYLDNVKYCGYCQHHYSKLKKGGNVKTIPPYKPIPADNGSSDSSPEKEAETPVKTSSSGKRKSSNSKMNAASSSSSSSSKSKSSASPSLEINGNADEKSGSGRNTPKENSSNTSKFTTSNFVETVVTQSESVFGHENVTAKSGSNSNVIHKSSSLSKSSSSTSGKASSHVNKKRKTGARTPTVIGNENSNHSVSSEASGSVVVAVSSVLQQTINTNIVLPTVTEATSLSTTTDPEKTKKSKIESPPAQSSLHPPITTETTTTTPVITLITQAQPSVPAQSPTTTSNSIVVSVPLTATSLPSSVQSVVTNAPTLYQQIQQSVVTTAATNDSKRSPIPGDDMPNKRSRSHSSDKPDKLRKPKRGGTSSSQPVPPPPLTTTTISTTLPNSIVSTTKRGSRSNHPTPPPLITVAPVPSIIQGPSQAVGHFSSVGTGSGMGPTVKDSPPSSPGSESMSNSGPVRRKRKSAGGASTTPTPSTSSSTPTAMANSTKDEKDVKLFQNGISAPHMLGNQLNPTSTMAQKMSDTLTQELEAHSIFTEANNPTSSLVGPQLHSHVIASVRSNQSAPATTSLSSVFATNTGPNTGGSGGNVLGGGAIPQTLDQLLERQWEQGSQFLMEQAQHFDIASLLSCLHQLRAENLRLEEHVNSLLQRRDHLLAVNARLAIPLTTQPNTHTDSLFHIVNNIHPSVNPTHSNIPHSDIQPGGPAPVSRVNREARVNNSYLPHSSSSSHSTVMENGLPPDPSPPAAASLTQYQHRGSLVPPQPSPTIRHGPAGTGYHQAQPSNIVSPASANSSGVVRNSSVTPDPLRGVPRSVAPSSSNYMPTLYQQTMSNLASSQTGSIHNIHSHGPAPTSHGPPGKPS; encoded by the exons ATGAAGGAGATGCTTGGAGGTTGCTGCGTATGTTCGGACGAGAGGGGTTGGACGGAGAATCCGTTGGTTTATTGTGATGGCCAGGGGTGCACGGTCGCCGTACACCAAG CTTGTTATGGGATTGTTACGGTACCAACTGGCCCATGGTATTgcagaaaatgtgaatcgCAGGAACGTAGCGCACGGGTG GAGCAGCGCTGCGAGCTGTGCCCAAGCAGGGATGGAGCTCTCAAGAGAACGGATCAGGCGGGCTGGGCGCACGTTGTGTGTGCTCTTTACATACCTGAGGTCAGATTTGGCAACGTTACAACGATGGAGCCAATTATCCTGCAATTGATACCATCGGAGCGATTCAGTAAG ACATGTTACATCTGTGAAGAACAAGGCAGAGGCGGCAGGGCTAATGTGGGAGCTTGTATGCAATGTAACAAAGCAGGTTGCAGACAACAATTTCATGTTACTTGTGCTCAGGCTCTGGGACTGCTTTGCGAAGAAGCTGGTAATTATTTGGACAACGTAAAATACTGCGGTTATTGTCAGCATCATTATTCAAAACTG AAAAAAGGGGGTAACGTTAAAACAATTCCTCCATATAAACCAATCCCAGCAGACAACGGTTCTTCGGATTCGTCGCCCGAAAAAGAGGCTGAAACACCTGTAAAAACGTCGAGCAGCGGTAAGCGCAAGAGTTCAAACTCAAAGATGAACgcggcgtcgtcgtcgtcgtcgtctagTTCAAAGAGTAAATCAAGCGCTAGTCCTAGCTTAGAAATAAATGGAAATGCCGACGAAAAAAGTGGAAGTGGTCGTAATACGCCTAAAGAAAATTCTTCCAACACAAGTAAATTCACCACCTCAAATTTCGTAGAGACCGTTGTCACTCAGTCGGAGAGTGTTTTTGGGCACGAGAACGTTACTGCAAAGTCTGGATCTAATTCAAATGTGATTCACAAAAGCAGCAGCCTGTCCAAATCCAGTTCCTCCACGTCCGGTAAGGCCTCTAGCCATGTgaacaaaaagagaaaaaccgGCGCCCGAACACCGACTGttattggaaatgaaaattcaaatcattccGTTAGTTCCGAGGCAAGTGGTTCGGTTGTTGTCGCTGTTAGTTCAGTCCTTCAGCAAACTATTAACACTAACATTGTTCTACCAACCGTTACCGAAGCTACCAGTCTGAGTACAACCACCGATcctgaaaaaacaaaaaag TCGAAAATAGAGAGTCCGCCGGCACAATCATCCTTGCATCCTCCAATCACAACTGAGACTACAACAACAACACCAGTTATAACATTGATCACTCAAGCTCAACCTTCAGTTCCTGCTCAGTCACCTACCACGACTTCCAACAGCATTGTTGTCTCTGTGCCGTTGACGGCGACTTCTCTTCCCAGCTCCGTTCAGAGTGTTGTTACAAACGCTCCCACCCTCTACCAGCAAATACAGCAAAGTGTAGTCACTACAGCTGCTACCAATGATTCCAAACGAAGTCCAATTCCAGGTGACGACATGCCAAACAAGAGATCACG GTCACACTCGTCGGACAAGCCGGATAAACTGCGGAAGCCGAAACGGGGCGGCACTTCGAGCAGTCAGCCGGTTCCGCCACCGCCACTAACAACAACGACAATATCAACAACCCTTCCCAATAGTATAGTCAGCACAACTAAACGCGGAAGTCGAAGTAATCATCCAACGCCACCACCACTGATAACCGTGGCCCCAGTACCATCCATAATTCAAGGGCCCAGCCAAGCAGTCGGTCACTTCAGCAGTGTCGGAACTGGTTCAGGGATGGGACCTACTGTCAAAGATTCACCACCTAGCAGCCCTGGTTCGGAAAGCATGAGCAACTCTGGACCTGTTCGACGAAAGCGCAAAAGCGCTGGAGGAGCTTCTACCACACCAACACCTTCCACGTCAAGTTCCACTCCGACAGCCATGGCGAACAGTACTAAGGATGAAAAAGATGTAAAATT GTTCCAAAATGGTATCAGTGCACCACATATGCTTGGGAATCAATTGAATCCCACTTCTACAATGGCACAAAAAATGTCTGACACTCTCACCCAAGAACTAGAGGCTCACTCGATTTTCACCGAAGCTAATAATCCTACGAGCAGCTTGGTTGGACCACAGTTACACAGTCATGTCATTGCCTCT GTAAGATCCAACCAATCTGCACCCGCGACAACGTCTTTATCATCCGTTTTCGCAACTAACACTGGTCCAAATACTGGCGGTTCTGGTGGCAATGTGTTGGGTGGAGGTGCAATTCCTCAGACATTGGATCAACTACTCGAAAGGCAGTGGGAACAGGGCAGTCAATTTCTCATGGAACAGGCCCAGCACTTTGACA tTGCCTCTCTTTTATCGTGCTTACATCAATTGCGAGCGGAAAATCTGAGGTTGGAAGAGCATGTCAACAGTCTGCTGCAAAGAAGAGATCACCTGCTAGCAGTGAATGCTCGGCTAGCTATTCCACTGACCACACAACCAAACACACATACAG ATTCTCTTTTTCATATAGTGAACAACATACATCCTTCGGTGAATCCGACGCATTCGAATATTCCGCATTCGGATATCCAGCCAGGAGGACCCGCCCCAGTTTCTCGGGTCAACCGTGAAGCCAGAGTGAATAATAGCTACTTACCTCATTCAAGTTCCAGTTCGCATTCCACTGTCATGGAAAACGGATTACCACCCGACCCTTCCCCACCTGCAGCTGCCTCCTTGACACAATACCAACACAGAGGCTCACTTGTTCCTCCCCAACCAAGTCCAACGATCAG